One stretch of Rosistilla oblonga DNA includes these proteins:
- a CDS encoding lipoate--protein ligase family protein gives MQLLDLSLPQSAGNLALDEALLEAAEAAGSQSDSEVLRLWKFDRPTVVVGRGSKVEDEVNREFCDSVSIPILRRCSGGTSVTVGPGCLLYSLVLNTDLRPELKDLDRAHQFVMQTICDAVARLLGRIEFQGTCDLTWQNRKFSGNSLRVARRHLLYHGTLLFDFPIDLVQQTLRVPPRQPDYREGRSHDQFVINLPLGEQRLRDAMADAFEVQGNLQQWPQERVHQLVESRYSKSEWNFRH, from the coding sequence ATGCAGTTACTCGATCTATCGTTGCCCCAGTCCGCGGGAAATCTAGCGCTCGACGAGGCGTTGTTGGAGGCGGCCGAGGCGGCCGGCAGCCAATCTGATAGCGAGGTGCTGCGGCTGTGGAAGTTCGATCGTCCGACGGTGGTCGTCGGCCGTGGCTCCAAAGTCGAGGACGAGGTGAATCGCGAGTTCTGCGATTCGGTCTCGATCCCCATCCTGCGGCGTTGCAGCGGCGGAACCTCGGTCACCGTGGGGCCGGGCTGCCTGTTGTATTCGCTGGTCCTTAATACCGACCTCCGTCCGGAACTGAAGGACCTCGATCGCGCCCATCAGTTTGTCATGCAGACGATCTGCGACGCGGTCGCTCGGCTGTTGGGGCGGATCGAATTCCAAGGGACCTGCGATCTCACCTGGCAGAATCGTAAGTTCTCCGGCAACAGCTTGCGCGTCGCCCGCCGCCATCTGCTCTACCATGGAACGCTGTTGTTCGATTTCCCCATCGATTTGGTGCAGCAGACGCTCCGCGTTCCCCCCCGCCAGCCCGACTACCGCGAGGGACGATCGCACGATCAGTTTGTGATTAACCTGCCGCTGGGTGAACAGCGGCTGCGCGACGCGATGGCTGATGCCTTTGAAGTTCAGGGGAACCTGCAACAATGGCCCCAAGAACGTGTCCATCAGTTAGTAGAATCGCGTTACAGTAAGTCGGAATGGAATTTTCGGCATTAA
- a CDS encoding glucan biosynthesis protein, whose translation MRFSALLLVLFLLQPSGAIPSWAESPQVDSKLAKVTSFETLLKLVADLSKSDFVPRAPIPKSLESLDYEQYREIQFRHEKAVWRNTRSPFWIETFHRGFVQRDRVSLFVIEAGASREIPFSTDNFHYGVPIAQPDTLADAGHAGIRIVGRFPETPDVQEILTFLGSSYFRGRSAATVYGASARGLAVDIGLPRDEEFPFFRAFWLPLPQAADTGQTVLALMDSETVCGAYQFELQPGALETRIHVRCSLFFRRVPEKVGIAPLTSMWIWGDGLQGPPMDQRPAVHDSDGLLVRDGNGDWIWRAFSRQSYPSVSRVAAKQVTGFGVIQRNCDYDHFADSNAQYHKRPSLWIEPSQKLTAGSIELIELPGAHEGIDNIGAYWVPDQLPTLGEPMELDYTIRIFPGDLPEQSGVARATGFSVTRDADRIALKVTFTPDAMRQDLRQVGDDSLIVDTSLVRGELISKTAKTTATGDCEVELVFRPSEESPVEIGITLMHGGKEISERFTYLCPDKQPTFMYPQVYTRKE comes from the coding sequence ATGCGGTTCTCAGCTCTTCTTTTGGTTCTGTTCCTTCTTCAGCCTAGCGGTGCAATCCCCAGTTGGGCCGAGTCGCCGCAAGTCGATTCGAAGCTAGCGAAGGTCACTTCGTTTGAGACGCTTCTGAAATTGGTCGCCGATCTATCGAAAAGCGACTTTGTTCCGCGAGCTCCGATTCCAAAGTCGCTCGAGAGTCTGGACTACGAACAGTACCGCGAGATTCAATTTCGACACGAGAAAGCGGTTTGGAGAAACACGCGGTCGCCGTTCTGGATCGAAACCTTTCACCGCGGGTTTGTGCAGCGGGATCGTGTTTCGTTGTTTGTTATCGAAGCGGGGGCATCGCGCGAGATCCCGTTTTCGACCGACAACTTCCACTATGGCGTTCCGATCGCCCAGCCCGACACGTTAGCCGATGCGGGGCATGCTGGGATTCGAATTGTCGGTCGCTTTCCCGAGACGCCCGATGTTCAAGAGATCCTGACGTTCCTCGGATCCAGCTACTTCCGCGGTCGCAGTGCAGCGACCGTCTACGGCGCTTCGGCTCGCGGGCTGGCTGTCGATATCGGTCTGCCTCGCGACGAAGAGTTCCCGTTTTTCAGAGCGTTTTGGCTGCCCCTGCCTCAAGCGGCCGATACAGGGCAAACGGTCTTAGCGCTGATGGACAGCGAAACCGTCTGCGGAGCCTACCAATTTGAACTGCAGCCCGGTGCGCTGGAGACGCGGATCCATGTCCGCTGTTCTCTCTTTTTTCGTCGGGTCCCGGAGAAGGTTGGGATCGCCCCGCTGACAAGCATGTGGATCTGGGGAGATGGTTTGCAGGGGCCGCCGATGGACCAGCGGCCTGCGGTTCACGATTCCGATGGACTGTTGGTTCGCGATGGGAATGGTGATTGGATTTGGCGGGCGTTCTCGCGGCAATCGTATCCTTCGGTATCGAGGGTCGCGGCCAAGCAGGTGACAGGGTTCGGCGTGATTCAACGCAATTGCGACTACGACCACTTCGCCGATTCGAACGCTCAGTATCACAAGCGGCCGAGCCTTTGGATCGAGCCGAGCCAGAAGCTGACGGCGGGATCGATCGAGCTGATCGAGCTGCCGGGGGCTCACGAGGGGATCGATAACATCGGGGCGTATTGGGTTCCCGACCAGCTGCCGACGCTCGGCGAGCCGATGGAACTGGATTATACGATTCGCATCTTCCCCGGCGATCTTCCCGAGCAGTCGGGCGTGGCGCGGGCAACCGGATTTTCTGTAACCCGGGACGCGGATCGGATCGCTCTGAAAGTAACTTTCACACCCGATGCGATGCGACAGGATTTGCGGCAAGTCGGCGACGATTCGCTGATCGTCGACACGTCGCTGGTTCGCGGTGAATTGATATCCAAAACCGCGAAGACGACAGCGACCGGCGATTGCGAGGTCGAGCTGGTTTTCCGGCCTAGCGAAGAATCACCTGTCGAGATCGGCATCACGTTGATGCACGGCGGCAAAGAGATCTCCGAACGCTTCACTTACCTGTGTCCCGACAAGCAACCGACCTTTATGTATCCGCAAGTCTATACGCGAAAGGAGTGA
- a CDS encoding IS4 family transposase: MQPTSIAYEFQDIQLGDKRLNDRAEALLASLAANPSASINEACSGWDETKAAYRLFDNPNVDPEAILGAHAEKTLQRIKAQDTVCIAQDTTELDYTAHPPEGVRNLDRLGRRGLYDHSHIAFTPEKLCLGVVGVKFYDRDKEALGTSKKREGQPLHTGEGQRWLDGYRKACEIAGKCPETQIVSLADREGDIYDIFVEADQHETPAQFVIRSQRKRSLPEKDPDGGPAAYKKMRAEIASAQPVAYREVQLPQTPERTKGSGNKQHPGREARTAKLEIRAKRMTLRAPHNKQSSMPPVEISVVWVSEIDGPGDGTEVDWLLLSSLPVDTIAQTLRIVDLYVARWPIEVFFRVFKTGCRVEEIQLEARDRLIRALMFYKVIAWRIMFVTFLGRECPELPCDVVFSEAEWKSVWKVVEKTAPPKQAPELSQFIPVLATLGGYNHRQGDGPPGAEVIWRGTRRMLDFALCWQAFGPDQ; the protein is encoded by the coding sequence ATGCAACCGACCAGTATCGCATACGAATTTCAAGATATTCAACTTGGAGACAAACGTCTCAACGATCGAGCCGAAGCGTTGCTCGCCTCGCTGGCGGCCAACCCTTCGGCCAGTATCAACGAAGCTTGCAGTGGCTGGGACGAAACCAAAGCCGCTTACCGTCTATTCGATAACCCCAACGTCGATCCCGAAGCCATTCTCGGGGCTCACGCTGAAAAGACACTCCAACGAATCAAAGCCCAAGACACCGTTTGCATCGCACAAGATACCACCGAACTGGACTACACCGCGCATCCGCCCGAAGGCGTCCGCAATCTCGATCGCTTAGGCCGCCGTGGACTTTACGATCATTCCCACATCGCCTTCACGCCGGAGAAACTTTGTCTCGGGGTGGTCGGTGTTAAGTTCTACGATCGCGACAAAGAAGCGCTCGGCACCAGCAAGAAGCGAGAAGGCCAACCCCTACACACCGGCGAAGGGCAACGATGGCTCGATGGTTATCGCAAGGCCTGCGAGATCGCCGGAAAATGTCCTGAAACTCAGATCGTTTCGCTGGCCGATCGCGAAGGAGACATCTACGACATTTTCGTCGAAGCCGATCAGCATGAAACACCGGCTCAGTTCGTCATTCGCTCGCAGCGAAAACGCTCGTTGCCGGAGAAAGACCCCGATGGCGGGCCTGCGGCTTATAAGAAAATGCGTGCCGAAATCGCATCCGCCCAGCCGGTCGCTTACCGCGAAGTCCAGCTTCCCCAAACGCCCGAGCGAACCAAAGGATCAGGAAACAAACAACACCCTGGCCGTGAAGCACGCACTGCGAAGTTAGAAATTCGAGCGAAGCGGATGACTCTTCGTGCGCCACACAACAAGCAGTCTTCGATGCCGCCGGTCGAGATCAGTGTCGTTTGGGTGAGCGAGATCGATGGCCCAGGCGACGGAACCGAAGTCGACTGGCTGTTACTGAGTTCTCTGCCGGTCGACACGATTGCCCAGACGCTGCGGATTGTGGATTTGTATGTGGCTCGTTGGCCAATCGAAGTATTCTTTCGAGTTTTCAAAACTGGCTGCCGGGTCGAAGAGATTCAACTCGAAGCGAGAGACCGACTGATCCGCGCGTTGATGTTTTACAAAGTAATCGCATGGCGGATCATGTTTGTGACCTTCTTAGGCCGCGAGTGTCCAGAGCTTCCCTGTGATGTCGTCTTCAGCGAAGCGGAATGGAAGTCGGTCTGGAAAGTGGTGGAAAAGACGGCTCCCCCAAAGCAAGCTCCTGAGCTGTCACAATTCATCCCGGTCCTTGCGACCCTTGGCGGCTACAATCACCGCCAAGGCGACGGTCCGCCGGGAGCCGAAGTGATCTGGCGAGGCACGCGGCGAATGCTCGACTTCGCCCTCTGCTGGCAAGCCTTCGGACCAGACCAATGA
- a CDS encoding serine/threonine protein kinase, whose translation MNAREATESRFLDTLRRSQLLADEEIDPFVERRGLSDAEDSAIAREFLNAQLLTPFQAKYLMHGRWRGLVIGKYRIFEPVSAGGMGEIYLARQSESDTPVAIKILRSELRESVRMIERFRLEAFAVMTLKHPNLMRGIEYDAIESMRRETHYLVTEFVPGPNLYELTVIRRQLPWQQACDIVHQAALGLHYAHEHGFVHRDVKPGNLIVSSSGIVKVVDFGLAQYKGEDESFGFSLRKRRGTERFAAPEQSVTDYPIDPRTDVYSLGCTLFFALCGRPPSDDSPDLYPSSKTGISRLLSHRDDLPDNLLPIIKRMLRRKPEQRFATAAEVAAELAPFSKRLSVDINYPALLRAREKSRRSGASWNTEAKVAATTEETELPHTLESHRAAVLNAFAADHDLPAELRQADQAPDQGIDRFAEIYRRHRQQVDRLSERIEALEQSLRESRATASELRTQLGAKEIEKQQVIAENREIVELMRHEAIAVNNAEHDQETAQQRQQIERLEQSLHTTSQQLDDLQTRFDQEIAQRDRTHARAIDDLGQQLAATREMFQRERAKRQRTAHHIRQLRAQTHRINEQLHDAKQQQSQSAAAAETEHQARKRAETLLSHCTDRLNEVVRRANALSTQVTAMFSQLSSHQAEENFFESYEKACESDDDSPHRTHQMLDEFLEDSSPLDSLPNHYSDDE comes from the coding sequence ATGAACGCGCGCGAGGCCACCGAAAGTCGATTCCTCGACACGCTGCGGCGCAGCCAGTTGCTGGCGGACGAAGAGATCGATCCGTTTGTGGAGCGGCGTGGACTGAGCGACGCAGAGGATTCGGCGATCGCTCGTGAGTTTCTCAACGCGCAACTGCTAACTCCCTTCCAAGCCAAGTATCTGATGCACGGCCGTTGGCGTGGGTTGGTGATCGGCAAGTACCGGATCTTTGAACCGGTGAGCGCTGGTGGGATGGGGGAGATCTATCTCGCACGGCAGTCCGAATCGGACACTCCCGTGGCGATTAAGATCCTCCGCAGCGAGCTCCGCGAATCGGTTCGCATGATCGAACGCTTCCGTCTGGAAGCCTTCGCCGTGATGACGCTCAAGCATCCCAATTTGATGCGTGGAATCGAATACGACGCGATCGAATCGATGCGCCGCGAGACCCACTATCTCGTCACCGAATTTGTCCCCGGCCCGAACCTCTACGAACTGACGGTGATCCGCCGCCAATTGCCCTGGCAACAAGCCTGCGATATCGTCCACCAGGCCGCGTTGGGTCTGCACTACGCCCACGAACACGGCTTCGTTCATCGCGACGTGAAGCCGGGAAATCTGATCGTCTCCTCCTCGGGGATCGTCAAAGTCGTCGATTTTGGTTTGGCCCAATACAAAGGCGAAGACGAATCGTTTGGTTTCTCGCTGCGTAAACGCCGTGGCACCGAGCGTTTTGCGGCTCCCGAACAATCGGTCACCGACTATCCGATCGATCCCCGCACCGATGTCTACTCGCTCGGCTGCACGCTCTTCTTCGCCCTCTGCGGGCGTCCGCCCAGCGACGATTCCCCCGACCTCTACCCAAGTTCCAAGACAGGCATCTCGCGACTGCTGTCGCACCGCGACGACTTGCCCGACAACCTGCTACCGATTATCAAGCGGATGTTACGACGCAAGCCGGAACAGCGGTTTGCAACGGCAGCGGAGGTTGCCGCGGAACTTGCTCCGTTCAGCAAGCGACTGTCGGTCGACATCAACTACCCGGCGTTGTTGCGAGCCCGCGAGAAATCGCGACGCTCCGGAGCCTCATGGAACACCGAGGCGAAAGTCGCTGCGACGACCGAAGAGACCGAACTGCCGCATACGCTCGAATCCCACCGCGCCGCGGTTTTAAACGCCTTCGCTGCCGATCACGATCTGCCGGCGGAACTGCGGCAAGCCGATCAAGCGCCGGACCAGGGGATCGATCGCTTTGCGGAGATCTATCGCCGCCATCGCCAACAGGTCGACCGGTTGAGCGAACGCATCGAAGCGCTCGAACAATCGCTCCGCGAAAGCCGGGCGACGGCAAGCGAACTGCGGACCCAACTGGGCGCCAAGGAGATCGAGAAACAGCAGGTGATCGCTGAGAACCGAGAGATCGTTGAACTGATGCGGCACGAAGCGATCGCCGTCAACAATGCGGAACACGATCAAGAAACCGCGCAGCAACGCCAGCAGATCGAACGCCTCGAACAATCTTTACATACCACCTCGCAACAACTGGACGATCTACAGACGCGGTTCGACCAAGAAATCGCTCAGCGAGATCGAACGCACGCCCGTGCCATCGACGACCTGGGGCAGCAGTTAGCCGCGACGCGTGAGATGTTCCAACGCGAGCGGGCCAAGCGGCAGCGAACCGCTCACCACATCCGCCAATTGCGAGCCCAAACGCATCGGATCAACGAACAACTGCACGACGCGAAACAACAGCAATCGCAATCCGCAGCGGCAGCGGAGACCGAGCACCAGGCTCGCAAACGCGCTGAAACGCTGCTCAGCCATTGCACCGATCGCTTAAACGAAGTCGTCCGCCGGGCGAACGCGCTTTCGACGCAAGTCACGGCGATGTTCAGCCAGTTGTCGAGCCATCAAGCCGAAGAGAACTTCTTTGAGAGCTATGAAAAGGCATGTGAATCGGACGACGATTCGCCTCACCGAACCCATCAAATGCTAGACGAATTCCTGGAAGACTCCTCGCCGCTCGACTCGCTGCCGAATCATTACTCCGACGACGAGTGA
- a CDS encoding glucoamylase family protein, producing the protein MKRRSFLFVSGLSLPPLVQAANADVVARDDGLFLRDMQQRCYRYFLEASHPATGLVSDRSAADGSRASEHSSIAACGFGLAAHAIAADQEWLPRGEIAERVEVLLRTLVERADHERGFLYHFLNRADARRTWNSEASTIDTALVVAGAMTAAGCFSEERSIVALADALYRRVEWTWMLGSDDCLHMGWTPEDGTIPHRWDHFSELLILVLLAIGAPENPIPPRCWQAWNRRPILTFGDTSFLSYPPLFVHQYPAAFFDFRRFRSPSGRSYFDNAVTAHLAQIQFMTDLGSKYPDQLGHYGPRLWGLTSSDSDAGYRDWGGPYQDGRCEPDRGIDGTLVPSAAAGGLPFVPRQAMETLRYQESQFGDAICGRYGFVNAHNPASGWIDSDVIGIDTGVSLLMAENLISGSVWDWFGRHPAAIRGLRLAGFSRDEQID; encoded by the coding sequence ATGAAGCGAAGAAGCTTTTTATTTGTGTCTGGGCTGTCGTTGCCACCGCTGGTGCAGGCAGCAAACGCTGATGTGGTGGCACGCGACGATGGCCTTTTCTTGCGCGACATGCAGCAGCGATGTTACCGTTATTTTCTCGAGGCGTCGCACCCGGCGACCGGGTTGGTTTCGGATCGATCGGCAGCCGATGGCAGTCGGGCCAGCGAGCACTCCAGTATCGCTGCTTGTGGATTTGGGCTCGCCGCTCATGCGATCGCCGCCGATCAGGAGTGGCTGCCGCGCGGCGAGATCGCCGAGCGCGTGGAGGTGTTGCTTCGTACTTTGGTTGAACGGGCCGATCACGAACGCGGGTTTCTGTATCACTTTCTAAACCGCGCCGACGCGCGGCGGACTTGGAACAGCGAAGCGTCGACGATCGACACGGCATTGGTCGTTGCCGGGGCGATGACGGCGGCTGGCTGCTTCAGCGAAGAGCGTTCGATCGTCGCATTGGCCGACGCGCTCTATCGGCGCGTCGAATGGACTTGGATGCTGGGCAGCGACGATTGTTTGCACATGGGTTGGACTCCCGAAGATGGTACGATTCCGCATCGATGGGACCACTTCAGCGAGCTGTTGATTCTTGTGCTGTTGGCGATCGGAGCACCGGAAAATCCGATTCCCCCGCGTTGTTGGCAGGCTTGGAACCGGAGACCGATCCTAACGTTTGGCGATACTTCATTCCTCAGCTACCCGCCGCTGTTTGTTCATCAATACCCGGCTGCGTTTTTTGATTTCCGCCGCTTTCGATCTCCCAGCGGGCGAAGCTACTTCGACAACGCAGTGACCGCCCACCTGGCTCAAATCCAATTCATGACCGACCTTGGGAGCAAATATCCCGATCAGCTTGGCCACTACGGGCCGCGGCTTTGGGGGCTGACCAGCAGCGACAGCGACGCGGGCTATCGCGATTGGGGAGGTCCCTATCAGGACGGGCGGTGCGAGCCGGACCGCGGGATCGATGGCACGCTTGTCCCCAGCGCGGCCGCCGGCGGGCTGCCCTTTGTTCCACGCCAGGCGATGGAAACGCTTCGCTATCAGGAATCGCAATTTGGAGATGCGATCTGCGGCCGATATGGCTTCGTAAACGCTCACAATCCCGCCTCCGGATGGATCGATTCGGATGTGATTGGGATCGATACCGGGGTCTCGCTGCTGATGGCGGAGAACTTGATTTCCGGGAGTGTTTGGGATTGGTTCGGGCGTCACCCCGCTGCGATCCGAGGCCTGCGGCTGGCCGGTTTTTCTCGCGACGAACAGATCGATTGA
- the mdoH gene encoding glucans biosynthesis glucosyltransferase MdoH — translation MALPRRVVPLRKTTRFIRVLVALATLLMTALATSSYLAVASAGNGLNLLELISVPFFAVLFGWISFSFWLATLGFLFAFREHWQYHVRKRDLKPADPAAAKKRTAVLMPVYNESPRRVFAGVKAMISELRHREGDDRFDFYILSDTTDPEVWLEEEAAWSELVESLGAGDSLFYRHRPKNRARKAGNIADFVERWGGRHDYMIVLDADSLLAASTMQAMVQRMDENDQLGILQIPPVPIGRVSFFARLQQFAASVYGPSFVKGFSIWAGDEGNYWGHNAIIRVEAFRRHCDLPVLPGEPPLGGEILSHDFVEAALMVRAGWKVQVATDLGGSYEECPTTLSDYAQRDQRWCQGNLQHAKLLVNEEFRTLSQLHFSCGVMSYLASPLWVVFTILCIAGTIVDMRGETVTTQSDNLPGAIIIFTAAMLLLLLPKLWGVLLVSQRRMRVARHGGYLALWASALLETVCSVLLSPIMAVFHTRYVIAVLTGTNVRWSAQQRDERSVSWGEATRQFSGLTIGGLLVTALLAIFVPSLLAWFSPLLVGVVLSIPIAVVLGSQRIGLALRRRGLLLIPAESAPPTICVYHRWALEQAERASGKSQPATSWFEAVIADPKAFLRHARVQSSTASNMPLSDSEREAIAAAFASGGAGAIPVELRSKLLLDDKALTSLHLESQLA, via the coding sequence ATGGCACTTCCTCGGCGCGTCGTACCGCTTCGAAAAACCACCCGGTTCATCCGCGTGCTTGTCGCTTTGGCGACGCTGCTGATGACAGCGCTGGCAACCAGCAGCTATCTCGCTGTCGCCTCTGCGGGCAACGGGCTGAACCTTTTGGAACTGATCAGCGTTCCATTTTTTGCAGTCCTCTTCGGTTGGATATCCTTTTCGTTTTGGCTCGCTACGCTTGGCTTCTTGTTTGCGTTTCGAGAGCACTGGCAGTACCACGTCCGCAAACGCGATCTAAAACCAGCCGATCCGGCAGCTGCGAAAAAGCGAACCGCCGTTTTGATGCCGGTCTACAACGAATCGCCCCGACGCGTCTTTGCCGGTGTCAAAGCGATGATCTCCGAACTGCGACATCGCGAGGGAGACGATCGATTTGATTTTTACATCCTCAGCGATACGACCGATCCCGAGGTTTGGCTGGAGGAGGAGGCAGCTTGGTCGGAGTTGGTGGAGAGCCTTGGTGCCGGCGACTCGTTGTTCTACCGACACCGACCGAAGAACCGAGCTCGCAAAGCTGGCAACATCGCCGACTTTGTCGAACGATGGGGCGGCCGCCACGATTATATGATCGTGTTGGATGCCGACAGCCTGCTGGCGGCTTCGACGATGCAAGCGATGGTCCAACGGATGGATGAAAACGATCAACTGGGCATCCTGCAAATTCCACCGGTCCCGATCGGTCGCGTCTCCTTCTTCGCCAGGCTGCAACAGTTTGCTGCCAGCGTCTACGGCCCCAGTTTTGTCAAAGGGTTTTCGATCTGGGCCGGCGACGAAGGGAACTACTGGGGGCACAACGCGATCATTCGCGTCGAAGCGTTCCGCAGGCATTGCGACCTCCCCGTGCTGCCGGGCGAACCACCACTGGGCGGAGAAATTCTGAGCCACGATTTTGTCGAGGCAGCGTTAATGGTCCGCGCCGGTTGGAAGGTTCAGGTTGCGACCGACCTCGGCGGCAGCTATGAGGAATGCCCCACCACGTTGTCCGATTACGCTCAACGCGATCAACGATGGTGCCAGGGAAATCTGCAGCATGCAAAACTGTTGGTGAACGAAGAGTTCCGGACGTTGAGTCAACTGCACTTCAGCTGTGGCGTGATGTCGTATCTCGCCTCTCCGTTGTGGGTCGTCTTCACGATCCTATGTATCGCCGGAACAATCGTAGACATGCGTGGGGAAACGGTCACCACTCAGTCAGACAATCTTCCCGGGGCGATCATCATCTTCACCGCGGCGATGCTGTTGCTGCTGCTGCCGAAGTTGTGGGGCGTGTTGTTGGTATCGCAGCGTCGGATGCGAGTCGCGCGGCACGGTGGGTATCTGGCCCTGTGGGCAAGTGCTCTTCTGGAAACCGTCTGCTCCGTCTTGTTGTCTCCCATCATGGCTGTCTTCCACACGCGTTACGTGATCGCAGTCCTTACCGGAACGAACGTCCGCTGGTCTGCTCAGCAACGGGACGAACGCAGCGTCTCGTGGGGCGAAGCGACCCGACAATTCAGCGGTCTGACGATCGGTGGTCTGTTGGTGACAGCGTTGCTGGCGATCTTTGTTCCCTCGCTGCTCGCATGGTTCTCGCCGCTGCTGGTTGGCGTTGTGTTGTCGATACCGATCGCGGTGGTGCTGGGCAGCCAGCGCATCGGGCTCGCGTTGCGGCGACGCGGTCTGTTGTTGATCCCCGCGGAATCGGCTCCGCCAACGATCTGCGTCTACCATCGCTGGGCACTCGAACAGGCGGAGCGTGCGTCCGGGAAGTCCCAACCGGCGACAAGCTGGTTCGAAGCAGTCATCGCCGACCCCAAGGCGTTCTTGCGACATGCGCGAGTCCAATCGTCGACCGCATCAAACATGCCCCTCTCCGATTCGGAACGCGAAGCGATCGCAGCCGCCTTTGCCAGCGGAGGCGCCGGCGCGATCCCAGTCGAACTGCGATCGAAACTGCTGCTCGACGACAAGGCGTTGACCTCTCTTCACCTCGAATCTCAACTGGCCTGA
- a CDS encoding DUF1559 domain-containing protein: MQKFSRRNGFTLVELLVVIAIIGILVGLLLPAVQAAREAARRMQCSNNLKQLGISLHNYHDTYKSFVPRKQGTGTCGSPRDNCNRLSGFIGLLPFMEQKPMYDQIMAGDGTRPPGGPEGWASWSVWDQAPEGLRCPSGAYSGTPDSTNNYMFSVGDQIDNNRDRTDVRGVFAYRRGARFADITDGTSNTIAMSEHQRGNFSRGTNSQPRIQMSIIGSVDPRTNPGACLQTHTNGIYNNVAEVKSRFGTRWTDGQTERVGFTTVIPPNGPSCHEGTDVNADAAHSVISPSSYHPGGVMSVFCDGSVRFISDTIDTGSLSSVAAWRGTGYDSGTSPFGVWGAMGSKNGGEIVTQ; encoded by the coding sequence TTGCAAAAATTCTCACGTCGAAACGGTTTTACATTAGTCGAATTGCTGGTGGTGATTGCGATCATCGGCATCTTGGTCGGTCTGCTGCTGCCAGCGGTTCAGGCGGCGCGCGAAGCAGCCCGCCGAATGCAGTGCAGCAACAACCTCAAGCAACTCGGCATCTCGCTGCACAACTACCACGACACTTACAAGTCGTTTGTTCCCCGCAAACAGGGAACCGGTACCTGCGGCTCTCCACGCGACAACTGCAATCGACTCAGCGGCTTCATCGGGCTGCTTCCTTTCATGGAACAGAAACCGATGTACGATCAGATCATGGCTGGCGATGGCACACGTCCACCTGGCGGCCCCGAAGGCTGGGCCAGTTGGTCGGTTTGGGACCAAGCTCCCGAAGGGCTTCGCTGCCCATCGGGCGCCTACTCGGGAACTCCCGACTCGACGAACAACTACATGTTCAGCGTCGGCGACCAGATCGATAACAACCGCGATCGCACCGACGTTCGCGGCGTGTTCGCCTATCGTCGCGGAGCGCGATTTGCCGACATCACCGACGGCACAAGCAACACGATTGCGATGAGCGAACATCAGCGAGGCAACTTCTCGCGCGGCACCAACAGCCAGCCACGCATCCAGATGTCGATCATCGGTAGCGTCGACCCGCGGACGAATCCAGGTGCTTGCCTGCAGACCCACACCAACGGGATCTACAACAACGTCGCCGAGGTCAAGTCGCGGTTTGGAACGCGTTGGACCGATGGTCAAACCGAACGTGTAGGTTTCACCACAGTGATTCCTCCCAACGGTCCATCGTGTCACGAAGGAACTGACGTCAACGCCGACGCCGCTCACTCGGTGATCTCGCCCAGCAGCTACCATCCCGGTGGCGTGATGTCGGTCTTCTGCGATGGTTCGGTCCGGTTCATCTCCGACACCATCGACACCGGCAGCCTGTCGTCGGTCGCGGCATGGCGCGGCACCGGATACGACAGCGGCACCAGCCCGTTTGGCGTCTGGGGCGCGATGGGATCCAAGAATGGTGGCGAGATCGTGACGCAATAG
- a CDS encoding BON domain-containing protein produces MKAINTIAALLFAAFTASQLQADSEYPIRPPDQIIQRDVDEELRSLIHRIPAAVEARVVAGEVTLQGGVSSFLDRMRIGRRVAGVEGVSRVNNRLRVERMPVRTQQRDDRTVDRRDDFADLSKKQPAGKHTLRGMIDSKREGMLVVRDFRAGRSEVAMLDATEVTLNGARVDGDQIDEGLLVFIRGRRDGGRLVAASVEAYSPD; encoded by the coding sequence ATGAAAGCTATTAATACAATCGCTGCTCTTCTGTTCGCAGCGTTTACCGCATCGCAACTGCAAGCCGATTCGGAGTATCCGATTCGGCCTCCCGACCAGATCATCCAGCGAGACGTCGACGAAGAACTGCGGTCGCTGATCCATCGGATCCCGGCCGCCGTCGAGGCGCGTGTGGTTGCTGGGGAGGTGACTTTGCAGGGAGGTGTGTCGAGCTTCCTCGATCGGATGCGAATCGGTCGAAGGGTTGCCGGTGTCGAGGGAGTGAGTCGAGTGAACAATCGGTTGCGTGTCGAACGCATGCCGGTTCGGACCCAGCAACGCGATGATCGCACTGTCGATCGCCGCGACGATTTCGCGGATCTATCGAAGAAGCAACCGGCGGGCAAGCATACGCTGCGTGGAATGATCGATTCCAAACGGGAGGGCATGCTGGTCGTGCGCGACTTCCGCGCCGGACGCAGCGAAGTTGCGATGCTCGACGCCACCGAGGTGACGTTAAATGGAGCTCGCGTCGACGGCGACCAGATCGACGAAGGGCTGCTTGTCTTTATTCGCGGCCGGCGCGATGGCGGAAGGCTTGTCGCGGCTTCCGTCGAAGCCTATTCACCCGATTAG